One window from the genome of Desulfobaccales bacterium encodes:
- the bioB gene encoding biotin synthase BioB, whose amino-acid sequence MNYSEWEEIFGLEGPELWAGLAEAGRVRERRCGRQVSFCVIINAKSGMCSEDCAFCSQSARAASRVPHYPLLSREELVDAAEQAAASGASRFSLVTAGRGLLSPRDRSAVLAAVAAIKAAVPIRVCASLGIVDRGFLAELKAAGLYRFHHNLESAESFFPSICTTHSFAERVATIEAAKAAGLSVCSGGIFGLGETLAQRWEMAQILKNLSVDAIPLNFLHPLPGTPLAQRPLLAPLEALKIVMAFRLFFPERSLIICGGRQMTLRSLAPLLFAAGADALMTGDYLTTKGRMPDEDRQMLMDLGLELVQETG is encoded by the coding sequence ATGAACTATTCTGAATGGGAAGAGATTTTCGGCCTCGAAGGGCCGGAGTTGTGGGCCGGGCTGGCGGAGGCCGGACGGGTCCGGGAGCGGCGTTGCGGGCGGCAGGTCAGTTTCTGCGTCATTATTAATGCCAAGTCCGGGATGTGCTCCGAGGACTGCGCCTTTTGCTCCCAGTCGGCCAGGGCGGCGAGCCGGGTGCCCCACTATCCGCTGCTCTCCCGGGAAGAATTGGTAGATGCGGCAGAGCAAGCGGCTGCGTCGGGCGCGTCCCGGTTCTCCCTGGTGACCGCGGGCCGCGGCCTCCTGTCGCCCCGGGACCGGAGCGCTGTTCTGGCCGCGGTGGCGGCTATCAAGGCGGCCGTTCCCATTAGGGTCTGCGCCTCCCTGGGTATTGTAGACCGGGGTTTTCTGGCGGAATTAAAAGCTGCGGGGCTATACCGTTTTCACCACAACCTGGAAAGCGCCGAGTCATTTTTCCCATCGATTTGCACTACCCACAGTTTTGCCGAGCGCGTAGCCACCATCGAGGCGGCTAAAGCAGCCGGCTTGTCCGTGTGCTCCGGGGGGATTTTCGGGTTGGGAGAGACCCTGGCCCAGCGCTGGGAGATGGCCCAGATCCTTAAGAATCTGTCCGTGGACGCCATTCCCCTCAATTTTCTCCACCCCTTGCCCGGCACGCCTCTGGCGCAGCGCCCCTTGCTGGCCCCCTTGGAGGCCCTGAAGATTGTGATGGCATTTCGTCTCTTCTTCCCGGAGCGCTCGCTGATCATCTGCGGCGGCCGCCAGATGACCCTCCGGTCGCTCGCGCCGCTATTGTTCGCAGCCGGGGCCGACGCCCTGATGACTGGAGACTACCTGACCACGAAGGGACGCATGCCGGATGAGGACCGGCAGATGCTAATGGATTTGGGGTTGGAGTTGGTACAAGAAACGGGGTAA
- a CDS encoding DNA translocase FtsK: MAKSETPNNKKKTNSRKPKAPPAPKVATAPEVSWQRRLGQEMAALLLLGLAGFFLLALASRSPVDPQGLVAMWKVAAVHNAAGKAGALLAAYLIWGLGLASFFLPLMLLGLAWQSHNEGLEDLGWPQTVSGLGGLLAAAGLLSLGWPAVRWGGELIYGGGGLGKFIAGTLLSALNPAGAALALGLALLMGVMGATRLSFVGLMALLGQMLRSAWGLVWPRAEEEEFPEAPPYTPRRPKVGRQIITQNATQTGGDEVPVVTPSVSGSPASTPETPAKPRKAAANGVFTLPGLDLLDPSPPWNHQVQENAMLAQAQKLEDTLRSFGVDGRVTAIMTGPVVSRFEYEPALGVKISKITGLADDLALALKALSIRIVAPVPGKGVLGIEVPNPKRQVVALREILADGTYQKSASRLTLALGKDIMGTPVVTDLAKMPHLLIAGATGSGKSVGLNAMILSILFKATPQEVRFLMVDPKRIELSMYERIPHLLHPVVFNPKEATTALHWAVGEMERRYALLSDLSVRNIEGYNQKAGVKKPDPRIEEGILPRSLPYLVIVIDELADLMLVSSRDTEEYLIRLAQKARASGIHLIVATQRPSVDVITGLIKANFPTRVSYQVSARADSRVILDAMGAERLLGKGDLLFMPPGTSRLKRIHGPYVSDEEVSRVAEYLKAQGAPDYEAGITDLKEHEEEIAENGDKDEKYADAVELVAETRNASISMLQRRLRVGYNRAARMIETMEKEGLIGPSDGIKAREVYVPRR; this comes from the coding sequence ATGGCCAAAAGCGAAACGCCTAACAATAAAAAGAAGACCAACTCTCGGAAGCCTAAGGCTCCGCCTGCGCCCAAAGTTGCGACCGCGCCCGAGGTTTCCTGGCAGCGGCGGCTGGGCCAGGAGATGGCGGCCTTGTTGTTGTTGGGGTTGGCGGGGTTTTTCCTCTTGGCCCTGGCGAGTCGCTCTCCGGTGGACCCCCAGGGGCTGGTTGCCATGTGGAAAGTCGCGGCGGTGCATAATGCCGCGGGAAAAGCCGGAGCCCTGCTGGCCGCTTACCTCATCTGGGGGCTGGGGCTGGCCTCGTTCTTTTTGCCGCTAATGCTCCTGGGTCTGGCCTGGCAGTCCCATAATGAGGGCCTGGAGGATCTGGGCTGGCCCCAAACCGTTTCGGGCCTGGGGGGGCTGTTGGCCGCAGCGGGACTGCTATCCCTTGGGTGGCCGGCGGTCAGATGGGGGGGCGAGTTGATCTATGGCGGCGGCGGTCTGGGCAAGTTCATTGCCGGGACTCTGTTGTCCGCTCTCAATCCGGCTGGGGCTGCCCTGGCCCTGGGGTTGGCCTTGCTCATGGGGGTTATGGGAGCAACCCGCTTGTCTTTTGTAGGGCTCATGGCCCTGCTGGGCCAAATGCTGCGATCGGCCTGGGGTTTGGTCTGGCCCCGGGCGGAGGAGGAGGAGTTTCCGGAGGCGCCGCCTTACACCCCCCGCCGGCCCAAAGTGGGGCGGCAGATCATTACCCAAAACGCGACTCAGACCGGAGGCGATGAAGTGCCGGTGGTGACGCCGTCGGTCTCGGGGTCGCCAGCTTCCACCCCGGAGACGCCCGCCAAGCCCCGGAAAGCCGCAGCTAACGGTGTCTTCACCCTGCCGGGTCTGGACCTTTTGGACCCATCGCCCCCCTGGAACCACCAAGTGCAAGAAAACGCCATGCTGGCCCAGGCGCAAAAGTTGGAAGACACGCTGCGCTCTTTCGGGGTGGATGGCCGGGTGACCGCGATCATGACTGGCCCGGTGGTGAGCCGCTTTGAGTACGAACCGGCCCTGGGGGTCAAGATCAGCAAGATCACCGGGCTAGCGGATGATTTGGCCCTGGCCCTGAAGGCCCTGTCCATCCGGATCGTGGCGCCGGTGCCGGGCAAAGGAGTCTTGGGCATCGAGGTGCCCAACCCCAAGCGCCAGGTGGTAGCTCTGCGGGAGATTTTGGCGGACGGCACCTACCAGAAATCCGCCTCCCGGCTGACTTTGGCCCTGGGCAAAGACATTATGGGGACCCCGGTTGTCACCGATCTGGCCAAGATGCCCCATCTGCTCATCGCCGGAGCCACCGGCAGCGGCAAGAGCGTAGGGCTCAACGCCATGATCCTGAGCATCCTCTTCAAGGCAACCCCTCAGGAGGTGAGGTTCCTGATGGTGGACCCCAAGCGCATCGAGCTCTCCATGTACGAGCGCATCCCGCACTTGCTCCACCCGGTGGTGTTCAACCCCAAGGAGGCCACCACCGCCTTGCATTGGGCCGTGGGGGAGATGGAGCGGCGCTACGCCCTGCTGAGCGATTTGAGCGTGCGCAACATCGAGGGCTACAACCAGAAGGCCGGGGTCAAGAAGCCGGACCCCCGCATCGAGGAAGGCATCCTGCCCCGCTCTTTGCCGTATCTGGTTATCGTCATCGATGAACTGGCGGATCTGATGCTGGTATCATCCCGGGACACGGAAGAATACTTGATCCGACTGGCCCAGAAGGCCCGGGCCTCGGGAATCCACCTGATCGTGGCCACTCAGCGGCCCTCTGTGGACGTCATCACGGGTCTTATCAAGGCCAATTTCCCTACCCGCGTCTCTTACCAGGTCTCGGCCCGGGCTGATTCCCGGGTCATCCTGGACGCCATGGGGGCTGAACGCCTTTTGGGCAAGGGCGACCTTCTATTCATGCCACCGGGCACCTCCCGCTTGAAGCGCATCCACGGGCCCTATGTCTCCGACGAGGAAGTGAGCCGGGTGGCGGAATACTTGAAGGCCCAAGGAGCGCCGGATTATGAGGCCGGGATTACGGATTTGAAGGAGCACGAAGAAGAGATCGCTGAAAACGGCGATAAGGACGAAAAATACGCCGACGCGGTAGAACTGGTAGCTGAGACCCGGAACGCCTCTATTTCCATGCTGCAGCGGCGGCTGCGGGTGGGTTACAACCGGGCGGCCCGCATGATCGAAACCATGGAGAAAGAAGGCCTCATCGGCCCCTCTGACGGCATCAAGGCCCGAGAGGTTTATGTGCCGCGGCGGTGA
- the bioF gene encoding 8-amino-7-oxononanoate synthase: protein MEGLTQELDALEARSLRRRLRVVDDVLPGGKVRVAGQILLNLSSNDYLGLAQDPRLINAAQAAAAQWGAGAGASRLVVGHLALHEAVEARLAAFKGTEAAVIFPTGYMANVGTIAALMGPGDVIFSDRLNHASIYDGIKLSGATLQRFPHRDLNSLEQLLQQAGAARRRLIITDSVFSVDGDIAPLNGLVALKARYGAWLMIDEAHATGVLGMRGAGLAEALSLTREVDIHMGTFSKALGSQGGYVAGDRRLVDYLHNRARSFIYSTALAPMVLGAIDQALKIVAQEPERRLYLVRESEAFRQSLLLAGLDLLGSETQIIPVLVGENDRTLDFAAALKDQGLMAVALRPPTVPPGRARVRFSLSAGHSREDLFRARETIVATARDFGLGS from the coding sequence ATGGAAGGATTAACCCAAGAACTGGACGCTTTAGAGGCCCGGTCGCTAAGGCGGCGCTTACGGGTGGTGGATGACGTGCTGCCCGGGGGCAAAGTGCGGGTGGCCGGGCAGATCCTCCTCAATTTATCGTCCAATGATTATCTGGGCCTGGCCCAGGATCCCCGACTCATCAACGCGGCCCAGGCGGCCGCGGCGCAGTGGGGCGCGGGGGCCGGGGCCTCCCGCCTGGTGGTGGGCCATTTAGCCTTGCACGAAGCAGTTGAAGCCCGCCTCGCGGCCTTTAAAGGCACAGAAGCCGCAGTGATTTTTCCCACCGGCTACATGGCCAATGTGGGGACCATCGCCGCGCTCATGGGGCCGGGGGATGTTATTTTTAGCGATCGGCTCAACCACGCCAGCATTTATGACGGCATCAAGCTGTCCGGGGCCACATTGCAGCGGTTTCCCCACCGTGACCTGAACAGCCTGGAGCAGTTGCTACAACAGGCCGGCGCAGCCCGGCGGCGCTTGATCATCACCGACTCGGTCTTCTCTGTGGATGGCGACATCGCGCCGCTCAACGGTCTGGTGGCCCTGAAGGCGCGGTACGGGGCCTGGCTGATGATCGATGAAGCCCATGCCACCGGGGTCCTGGGAATGAGGGGTGCGGGGTTGGCCGAGGCCCTAAGCCTTACCCGGGAAGTGGATATTCACATGGGCACGTTTTCCAAGGCCCTGGGCTCCCAAGGCGGCTACGTGGCCGGGGACCGCCGCCTGGTGGACTACCTCCACAACCGGGCCCGGTCGTTCATCTATTCCACCGCCCTGGCACCTATGGTGCTAGGGGCCATTGACCAAGCCCTGAAGATCGTGGCACAGGAGCCGGAGCGCCGGCTATATCTTGTGCGGGAATCCGAGGCCTTTCGTCAAAGTTTGCTCTTGGCGGGCCTGGATCTGCTAGGGAGTGAAACTCAAATTATCCCGGTGCTGGTGGGAGAAAACGACCGCACCCTGGATTTTGCCGCGGCCCTAAAGGACCAGGGTCTCATGGCCGTGGCCCTGCGGCCTCCCACGGTGCCCCCAGGCCGGGCTCGGGTGCGCTTTTCTTTGTCCGCAGGCCATTCCCGGGAAGACTTGTTCCGAGCCCGGGAGACCATCGTGGCCACGGCGAGGGACTTTGGGTTGGGGTCATGA
- a CDS encoding response regulator codes for MIKAPFKILLVEDNPGDARLFKEMLADARAEDLTVEWVSLLADGLERLRRDTFDLVLLDLGLPDSSGLDTFIKAHAQAPHMPFVVLSGLADITLALTAVRQGAQDYLFKDEIDSNQLLRAIRYATQRKQAELALEAERKKLYAVLNSLPAYVYLKKADFSIPFANRRFSDTFGEPANRHCYEVLWSRSEPCEHCKAIEVFKTKTPQQGEWTSPLNGRTYEVHNYPFCVDDDLLVLTLGLDITERKQADEKLRESEQNLRYLASQLLTAQERERERISRELHDELGQSLLVMKLQAGYIEKQLPQEQAVLKQECLKLTGQFDQLVDEVRRLARDLSPTMVRDLGLALALNRLIRDFSRLYGVQAEVEQTDVIDQLLSREAQINIYRIFQESLTNIGKYAQASSLWIVIKVEAGQVSFLIADNGKGFKVEEVWGRDPASRGLGLMAMEERVHMMGGVLEIKSQEGQGTQLTFKIPVSPSQTG; via the coding sequence ATGATCAAAGCCCCTTTTAAAATCCTCCTGGTGGAGGATAATCCGGGTGACGCTCGCCTTTTCAAAGAGATGTTGGCCGACGCCCGGGCTGAGGATCTTACCGTAGAGTGGGTGTCCCTGCTTGCCGATGGGCTGGAGCGGTTGAGGCGGGACACGTTCGACCTGGTCTTGCTGGATTTGGGCTTGCCCGACAGCTCAGGGCTAGACACCTTCATCAAAGCGCACGCCCAGGCGCCCCATATGCCCTTCGTGGTCTTGTCCGGCCTGGCTGATATAACCTTGGCCCTCACTGCGGTGCGACAGGGAGCCCAGGATTATCTCTTTAAAGATGAAATCGACTCCAACCAACTGTTGCGCGCCATACGTTACGCCACCCAGCGCAAGCAGGCCGAGCTGGCCCTGGAAGCTGAACGGAAAAAGCTCTATGCCGTTCTCAATAGCCTGCCCGCGTATGTTTACCTGAAGAAAGCCGACTTCAGCATCCCTTTTGCCAACCGCCGTTTCTCCGATACCTTTGGTGAACCGGCGAATAGGCACTGTTACGAGGTTCTTTGGAGCAGAAGCGAACCATGTGAGCATTGCAAGGCCATCGAGGTTTTTAAGACCAAAACTCCTCAACAAGGGGAATGGACCTCTCCCCTGAATGGCCGCACCTATGAAGTCCACAACTATCCCTTCTGCGTCGATGACGATCTGCTGGTCTTGACCCTTGGACTGGACATCACAGAGCGCAAGCAGGCGGATGAGAAATTGCGGGAGTCGGAGCAAAACTTGCGCTACCTGGCCTCCCAGCTCTTGACCGCCCAGGAACGCGAGCGCGAACGCATCTCCCGGGAATTACACGATGAACTGGGGCAGTCATTACTGGTCATGAAGCTCCAGGCCGGCTACATCGAAAAGCAGCTGCCTCAGGAGCAAGCTGTTCTCAAGCAGGAATGCCTTAAGCTGACCGGCCAATTCGATCAATTGGTGGATGAAGTCCGGCGCCTGGCTCGCGACTTGAGTCCAACCATGGTGAGGGATTTGGGATTAGCCTTGGCTTTAAATCGCCTCATCCGGGATTTTTCCCGCCTTTACGGTGTTCAAGCCGAAGTTGAACAGACAGATGTCATCGATCAACTCTTATCCCGGGAAGCCCAGATTAACATCTACCGGATCTTCCAGGAGTCCCTGACTAATATCGGCAAATACGCCCAGGCCTCGAGCCTCTGGATCGTTATCAAGGTAGAGGCTGGTCAGGTTTCCTTTTTGATCGCGGACAACGGCAAGGGCTTCAAAGTCGAGGAGGTTTGGGGCCGCGATCCCGCCAGCCGTGGCCTCGGATTGATGGCCATGGAGGAGCGGGTGCATATGATGGGAGGCGTTCTTGAAATTAAAAGCCAGGAAGGCCAAGGCACTCAACTGACCTTTAAAATTCCGGTGAGCCCCAGCCAGACGGGTTAG
- the bioC gene encoding malonyl-ACP O-methyltransferase BioC: MLERSELTMQSELGPALFLRESVEVKHGIRRNFARRARSYDRHACMQRLMAQRLVAVTREVIGRARRILEIGCGTGYLTQLLRQANQEARLVALDLDASLVETARRRLKAAAGVEWLVADGEVPLRGEYDLIIANATFQWFTRPAETLANYYRSLAPGGILSFSTLGPGTFQELAGALGQAAESLKLLNSLKIPAQDFGDRATWSDLLSRAGFRQVQLSREMVTTSFPSVREFLKALQATGATNPRPLPFSPRLLHAMIAAYQAVYSKNGAIPVSYEMIWAVAQK; the protein is encoded by the coding sequence ATGCTTGAACGAAGTGAACTGACGATGCAGTCTGAATTGGGGCCGGCTCTCTTCCTACGTGAAAGTGTGGAAGTCAAGCACGGCATCAGACGCAACTTTGCCCGGCGCGCGCGGTCCTATGACCGGCACGCCTGCATGCAACGCCTCATGGCCCAACGACTGGTGGCGGTGACGCGTGAGGTGATAGGCCGGGCCCGGCGCATTCTGGAGATCGGCTGCGGCACCGGCTACCTCACCCAACTGCTGCGCCAGGCCAATCAGGAGGCCCGGTTGGTCGCCCTCGACCTGGATGCGTCCTTGGTGGAGACGGCCCGGCGGCGCCTTAAAGCGGCTGCCGGAGTGGAATGGCTGGTGGCAGACGGGGAAGTACCGCTCCGCGGCGAATACGACCTGATCATCGCCAATGCCACCTTCCAATGGTTCACCCGCCCGGCGGAAACGCTGGCCAACTACTATCGAAGCCTCGCTCCCGGTGGCATCCTGTCTTTCTCCACCCTGGGACCCGGGACTTTTCAGGAACTCGCGGGGGCCTTGGGCCAGGCCGCGGAAAGCCTTAAGCTTTTGAACTCCCTTAAGATTCCGGCTCAGGACTTTGGCGACCGCGCCACCTGGTCGGACCTCTTGTCTCGGGCCGGATTTCGCCAGGTGCAATTGTCCCGGGAAATGGTCACCACGAGCTTTCCGTCGGTACGAGAGTTCCTTAAAGCCCTCCAGGCCACGGGAGCCACCAACCCCCGGCCGTTGCCCTTTTCGCCCCGCCTGTTGCATGCAATGATCGCGGCGTATCAGGCCGTCTACAGCAAAAACGGCGCTATCCCGGTAAGCTACGAAATGATCTGGGCAGTGGCCCAGAAATAG
- a CDS encoding ATP-binding protein, translated as MAIRRSLSLWDLLSGNPDGFISSLDLLDSIFALAISALMLAGVLSISPLFQAIKQATETLRRAKDDLEIQVTQRTMELRDANVHLSVELDERRKAERQLAQYAEELTRSNAELEQFAYVASHDLQEPLRMVASFTQLLGKRYRGKLDQDADEFIGFAVDGATRMQRLINDLLAYSRVGTRAKSFQFTDCNIVFRQTRDNLAKAIEDSGAIIFQDPLPTVEGDEMQLMQLFQNLVANAIKFRGAEPPQIQVSAKQKGTEWVFAVKDNGIGIAPEHQERIFSIFQRLHQRSEYPGTGIGLAICKKIVERHGGRIWVQSQSGNGSTFYFSIPKGKQ; from the coding sequence ATGGCCATCCGGCGGTCGCTCTCGCTCTGGGATTTGCTGTCCGGGAACCCTGACGGGTTTATTAGCTCCTTAGATCTTCTGGATTCCATCTTCGCGCTGGCTATTTCCGCCCTCATGCTGGCCGGGGTGTTATCGATTTCTCCCTTGTTTCAAGCCATCAAACAGGCTACCGAAACCCTCCGTCGAGCCAAAGACGACTTGGAGATTCAAGTAACCCAGCGCACGATGGAACTGCGGGATGCCAATGTCCACTTATCCGTGGAATTAGACGAGCGCCGGAAAGCCGAACGGCAGTTGGCTCAGTATGCCGAAGAACTGACACGCTCCAATGCGGAATTGGAGCAGTTTGCCTACGTCGCCTCCCATGACCTCCAGGAACCTCTGCGGATGGTGGCGAGCTTCACGCAACTCCTGGGGAAACGTTACCGGGGCAAACTCGATCAGGACGCCGACGAGTTTATCGGCTTCGCCGTGGACGGCGCCACCCGTATGCAGCGGTTGATCAACGATTTACTGGCTTACTCCCGGGTGGGGACCCGGGCTAAATCTTTTCAATTCACCGATTGCAATATCGTCTTTAGACAAACCCGGGATAACCTGGCAAAAGCCATAGAGGACAGCGGCGCCATCATATTCCAGGACCCCTTACCCACGGTTGAGGGGGACGAGATGCAGCTCATGCAGCTATTCCAAAACCTGGTGGCCAACGCCATTAAGTTTCGAGGCGCCGAGCCGCCACAGATTCAGGTCTCGGCTAAGCAAAAAGGAACTGAATGGGTTTTCGCCGTCAAAGATAACGGTATAGGCATTGCACCGGAGCACCAGGAGCGCATATTTTCGATCTTTCAGCGGTTGCATCAACGCTCGGAGTATCCCGGCACCGGTATCGGCTTGGCCATTTGCAAAAAGATTGTGGAGCGCCACGGGGGCCGCATTTGGGTGCAATCGCAGTCCGGCAACGGCTCCACGTTTTATTTCAGCATTCCGAAGGGGAAACAGTAA
- a CDS encoding dCMP deaminase family protein: MRPSWDEYFMLIAKLVSTRSTCNSRPTGAVLVKDKQILATGYNGSMPGAPHCSDQIMADGSPYCHRRALNIADMDKYNYCRASHAEANAIAQAARYGVAIKGATLYVTLQPCFVCLKLLATAQIRRVYFELAYGSKDKARDQFWEQAVAEADLEVFEQLSITPVALHFIMPSLEGITSRRRLAATAAAEAPEFVGAVESE; encoded by the coding sequence ATGCGACCTTCCTGGGATGAATATTTTATGCTCATCGCTAAGCTGGTGAGCACGCGCAGCACCTGCAACTCCCGGCCCACGGGCGCGGTGTTGGTGAAGGATAAGCAAATCCTGGCCACGGGCTATAACGGCTCCATGCCTGGGGCGCCCCACTGCTCCGATCAGATTATGGCGGATGGAAGCCCCTATTGCCATCGTCGGGCCTTGAATATCGCCGATATGGACAAGTATAACTATTGCCGGGCCTCCCACGCCGAGGCCAACGCCATCGCTCAGGCGGCGCGCTACGGTGTGGCCATCAAGGGCGCAACCCTCTACGTCACCTTGCAGCCTTGTTTCGTGTGTCTTAAGCTCTTGGCCACGGCCCAAATCAGGCGGGTTTACTTCGAACTGGCCTATGGGTCCAAGGATAAGGCTCGCGACCAATTTTGGGAACAGGCGGTGGCCGAGGCGGATCTAGAAGTCTTTGAGCAATTATCCATAACGCCCGTAGCCTTGCATTTCATCATGCCCAGCCTTGAGGGCATCACTTCCCGGCGGCGCCTGGCTGCCACCGCGGCAGCGGAGGCGCCGGAGTTCGTGGGCGCGGTGGAATCGGAGTAG
- a CDS encoding response regulator, translating into MKGIPKAACRPIEILMVEDNPGDVRLTVEALKEAKVRNNFHTVEDGVEAMAYLRRQGPYAEAPRPDLVLLDLNLPKKNGREVLAEIKEDPELRRIPVVILTVSQAEQDILKSYNLHANCYITKPVDLDQFLEVVKSIENFWLTVVMLPPR; encoded by the coding sequence ATGAAGGGAATTCCTAAAGCAGCCTGCAGGCCCATTGAAATCTTGATGGTGGAAGATAATCCCGGCGACGTCCGTCTGACCGTAGAAGCCCTCAAAGAGGCCAAGGTTCGGAACAACTTCCACACCGTGGAGGACGGGGTAGAGGCCATGGCTTACCTCCGGAGGCAAGGGCCTTATGCCGAGGCGCCCCGTCCGGACCTGGTCCTTTTAGACCTGAACCTTCCCAAGAAAAATGGCCGGGAGGTCTTGGCGGAGATCAAAGAAGACCCCGAGTTGAGACGTATCCCCGTGGTCATCCTGACGGTCTCCCAGGCTGAACAGGACATTTTGAAGAGCTATAACCTGCACGCCAACTGCTATATCACCAAGCCGGTAGACCTCGATCAGTTTCTCGAGGTAGTAAAGTCCATCGAAAACTTCTGGTTGACGGTGGTCATGCTGCCTCCGAGGTAA
- a CDS encoding alpha/beta fold hydrolase, giving the protein MTTLVLFHGWGATGDVWQPQVAYFRDRATVLTPTIPVWEPDWLSEYLSELPLKECVLVGWSLGGMLLLEALSGSRGDPIGGLVLVGVAPVFTRRPDYPWGQPPAVVRAMRRGVKDNPRQVLAEFAKQCLAPGEAGYSSQALAAFASPPADETLTTGLDYLLTHDLRPLLPGLPPGTVIIQGQEDRIVSPAQGLVLRDQHSKARLYDLPGVGHLPFLTQAAAFNRIIEECLNEVN; this is encoded by the coding sequence ATGACCACGCTGGTCTTGTTTCACGGGTGGGGGGCAACCGGCGACGTTTGGCAACCACAGGTAGCATACTTCCGAGACCGGGCGACGGTCCTGACGCCCACTATCCCGGTCTGGGAACCAGACTGGTTATCCGAATATTTAAGCGAATTGCCCCTGAAGGAGTGCGTGCTGGTGGGCTGGTCTCTGGGAGGCATGCTGCTTTTGGAGGCGCTCAGTGGGAGCCGTGGCGACCCTATCGGAGGGCTGGTCTTAGTGGGGGTGGCCCCGGTTTTTACCCGGCGGCCGGATTATCCCTGGGGGCAGCCCCCCGCGGTGGTGCGGGCCATGCGCCGGGGCGTTAAGGACAACCCCCGGCAGGTGTTGGCTGAGTTTGCCAAGCAATGCCTGGCTCCGGGGGAGGCTGGTTACAGTTCCCAGGCGCTGGCAGCGTTTGCCTCCCCGCCTGCTGACGAGACCCTGACGACAGGTCTCGACTATTTGTTGACCCACGATCTCCGGCCCCTGCTCCCCGGTTTGCCCCCGGGAACGGTCATCATTCAGGGGCAGGAGGACCGTATCGTGTCTCCGGCCCAGGGGCTCGTCCTGCGGGACCAGCATTCCAAAGCCAGGTTATATGATCTGCCCGGCGTTGGGCATCTCCCCTTTTTAACCCAGGCGGCGGCGTTTAATAGGATAATTGAGGAATGCTTGAACGAAGTGAACTGA
- the bioD gene encoding dethiobiotin synthase translates to MKLPILPKVKGMFITGTDTDVGKTWVAAGLTAILKERGLNAVYFKPIQSGCPIQEGRLIPTDARLAREVAGLTEPLEVLTPISLRLPLAPGVAAAQAGVEVGLERIAAGIRDLASRYEFLVVEGAGGLYVPLIGTHFLVLDLIQWLGLPLAVVAKSGLGTINHTVLTVKAALAAGIKVAGVILNRYPEKPGLAEETNPGVIAALSGVPILGRLPEVPDLEQATGRQAFLDALRPIAEQLIMNYAFEK, encoded by the coding sequence ATGAAATTGCCAATCTTACCTAAAGTTAAAGGCATGTTTATCACCGGCACCGATACCGATGTGGGTAAGACCTGGGTGGCCGCGGGGCTCACCGCAATACTTAAGGAACGGGGTCTAAATGCCGTTTACTTCAAACCTATCCAGAGCGGCTGCCCCATACAGGAAGGACGTCTAATCCCCACGGATGCCCGCTTGGCCCGAGAGGTGGCCGGGTTGACCGAGCCCCTGGAAGTCCTCACCCCCATCAGCCTGCGGCTGCCCCTGGCGCCGGGCGTGGCTGCGGCCCAGGCCGGGGTGGAGGTGGGCCTGGAGCGGATTGCAGCGGGTATCCGGGATCTGGCGTCACGCTACGAATTTCTGGTGGTGGAAGGCGCCGGCGGGCTCTACGTTCCCCTCATCGGCACCCACTTTCTGGTCCTGGATCTGATCCAGTGGCTGGGTTTGCCCCTGGCGGTGGTGGCCAAATCCGGCCTGGGGACCATCAACCACACCGTGTTGACCGTCAAGGCGGCGCTGGCGGCCGGTATCAAGGTTGCGGGGGTGATCCTCAACCGTTATCCCGAGAAGCCTGGTCTGGCGGAAGAGACCAACCCCGGGGTGATTGCGGCGCTCAGCGGGGTGCCGATTCTGGGCCGACTACCGGAGGTCCCGGACCTGGAACAGGCGACGGGACGGCAAGCGTTTTTGGATGCACTGCGGCCTATTGCCGAACAACTCATTATGAATTACGCGTTCGAAAAATAG
- a CDS encoding transposase: MKKPGGTGVSPVQSFKITIRTLPHWQHPGSVYFLTWRCRKGEVLSPEERTITLESLQHWDGLKWTLYAAVVMPDHVHTLVQPLALPQSGGVYDLAEIIHSVKSFSVHQINRLRGSRGSLWQDERYDRIVRDEPELLEKWQYIMNNPVKRELAERSEDYPWLYIKNE, encoded by the coding sequence ATGAAAAAACCTGGTGGCACAGGCGTCTCGCCTGTGCAATCCTTTAAAATTACTATAAGAACCCTGCCACACTGGCAGCACCCCGGCAGTGTCTATTTCCTTACCTGGCGTTGTAGAAAGGGCGAAGTCCTTTCTCCCGAGGAACGGACCATTACTTTGGAGTCGCTTCAGCATTGGGATGGCCTCAAATGGACTTTATATGCCGCGGTGGTCATGCCTGACCATGTGCATACCTTAGTTCAACCGCTGGCTTTACCTCAAAGCGGCGGGGTTTATGACCTGGCGGAGATTATTCATAGTGTCAAAAGCTTCAGTGTTCACCAAATTAATCGACTCAGGGGCAGCCGCGGGTCTCTCTGGCAGGATGAGCGCTATGATCGCATTGTTCGGGATGAGCCTGAATTATTGGAGAAATGGCAGTATATTATGAATAATCCAGTAAAGCGGGAATTGGCCGAAAGGTCGGAGGATTATCCCTGGCTCTATATCAAGAATGAATAA